The following are from one region of the Anomaloglossus baeobatrachus isolate aAnoBae1 chromosome 1, aAnoBae1.hap1, whole genome shotgun sequence genome:
- the PXMP2 gene encoding LOW QUALITY PROTEIN: peroxisomal membrane protein 2 (The sequence of the model RefSeq protein was modified relative to this genomic sequence to represent the inferred CDS: inserted 1 base in 1 codon; deleted 1 base in 1 codon) → MPLASRPIPEAASLPTALLRTYLQLLHTRPVLTKALTSAILSALGNLLAQSIERRAPIRKSSRXENVDLVAPLQFAAYGLFFTGPLSHYFYLFLEQWVPSSLPLAGLRRLLLERLIIAPAFLLLFFIVMNFLEAKNLKSLNRKLKASYWSALKMNYKVWTPFQFINVNYVPVQFRVLFANIVAFFWYTYLASTRQMTETTS, encoded by the exons ATGCCGCTGGCGTCCAGACCGATCCCTGAGGCTGCGTCCTTACCCACAGCCCTGCTGCGGACGTACCTGCAGCTGCTGCACACCCGCCCTGTGCTGACCAAGGCGCTGACCAG TGCAATTCTATCTGCCTTGGGGAATCTTTTAGCACAGAGCATCGAAAGGAGAGCGCCAATACGTAAATCATCGC AAGAAAATGTTGATCTGGTGGCACCCCTACAATTTGCGGCATATGG ACTTTTCTTCACCGGGCCGCTGTCTCATTACTTCTATTTGTTTCTGGAGCAATGGGTGCCATCCTCTCTACCACTGGCTGGCCTACGTCGG CTCCTCCTTGAACGGTTGATTATCGCTCCTGCTTTCCTACTGCTCTTCTTTATTGTGATGAATTTTCTTGA GGCAAAAAATCTGAAGTCACTGAATAGGAAACTAAAGGCTAGCTACTGGTCAGCACTAAAGATGAACTACAAAGTTTGGACTCCGTTTCAGTTTATCAATGTAAATTATGTGCCGG TTCAGTTCCGAGTGTTATTTGCCAATATCGTCGCTTTCTTCTGGTATACATACTTGGCTTCCACAAGACAAATGACCGAGACTACCAGCTGA